The Peromyscus leucopus breed LL Stock chromosome 4, UCI_PerLeu_2.1, whole genome shotgun sequence genome segment CAGGGTCTCAAGATCACAGCCACCTCCCTTCTCATCACACCGGCCCCCAGCTGCTGGGGCTGCTTGATGATCTTCCGGGCCTGAGCTGGGTCGTCTCCTCCCTCGTTGACAGACTCCAGGGATAGCCCACTGGTCAGGTCCCTGGAGCCTCGGGTTGGGATGAGGTTCTTGGCCCGAGGGCTCGGCTGGGAAGTGCAGTGCTGGTTCAGGACGAGGGTAGCGGCCTCTTGGATGAGGTTCCAGTCTCTCAGGATGTCCTCCTTGGTGGTAAACTGGGATGTCACCGTGAAACGGATGATCAGCTTGTCCTGGATAGTGGCTGGAATGAGGAAGAGCTGGCCACCTTTGGCTATTTCCTTTAACACACTTTCTGTGAGACAATTGGGACCCTATACGAAGAAGAAAGAGAGCTGGAGTCAACAACACGCCGCTGGTGGGTGCTCCCTGAAGCCCAGCATTTGCAGGTCTATGAGGCTCCATTCCCATTCAACCCTGAAACGGAAGCACCCTTCTCAGGGAGCCATGGGAGAGCGCATTACCTTCAGACGGAAAACCACCAACCCAAGGTGCCTCTTAGCAGGAATTTCAAAGAAAGGGTCATTTCTGACCAGAGATTCAAAGTATTTAGCCATTTCTGTACCCTGGAAttgtaaaaacacacacaaacaaaagcaaaacaaaactgtggtTAATAGGCAAAAACCAAACTGCATCTGCTTTGATACTGTTCAGCGACTTAAACCCAGGGACACAGATGAGCCCTGAGACCTGTGTGGCCTCTGCCCGCCTGTCCTCCCCGTTGGATCTCACTCATATTCAAGCTGGAAACCCCTCCTGTTTCATTTTCTGTCCCGTCACACCCACCCAGAGACCTTGCGTCTCAAAGTCCTCTTTCAACTAAGTCCCAGAACTCAAGAGTCGTGTGCTTTCTAACTCAGCACTCAGCCTCCTCTTCCAGCTTCTCAGCTTTTTCACTGGCCGTGGGAGCCAGAAAGGGTCCAACTCCATGCCCAAAGGAAAGCACAGCAGGCTGTGTAGGCtgagccatccccctgcctcaaacaGCTCAATtgggccgggcatggtggtgcacacctttaatcccagcactcaggaggcagaggcagatggatctctgtgagttcgaggccagcctggtctacaaagtgagctccaggacagccaggactgttacacagagaaaccctgtctcaaaaccccctCACTCCCCCAAAAAAGTATCAACTGACTTCCCTCACCTCACCATGCTCTTCACACGCCATAGCTCAAAGGCCCTTGTTACTGACATGTCACAGggagtttatattttatatagcatACCACCTATACCATGGGGGGAAAAAAGCTTGTACCTAGTTAACAGGTGCAGAGGTTCTTCTTGGGATGGTGAAATGTTCTGGAAATAACAATACTCACTTGATATTGAGTATAGGTAATATCACATTACATTGTACTCTAAAACACAGTTGTTTTATATGTTGTCCATATTTATCATCACAAAATTAAAGATGTAACATATTGACATTTACAATGTTTACAtgatcttttaaattttcctgtgGTTTTCTTGATTTTACTTTTACATGGAGCTTTTGAATAAAGAAGGACCGGGCTGTGGCTCAGCTGGCAATCTGCTAGGCCATTGTGTAAAAAATTCTGTGTTCAATCAACAACTggataaagccaggtgtgggggaGTTTGTGGctggaggatctgaagttcaaggttgcCAGAAATACTGttacaagtctttaatcccaacactcaggaggcagaggtgggcagatctctctgtgtgtgctcaaggccagtttgggctacgtagtgagacctgtctcaggGGAGGTGTGGGGAAGGTGGCCAGAGATCCCAGTCAAAGACCAGCCCGGGGTTACGTTCCTTTCACAGGGTCTCTGCTAAGTGATTTTTACGGGCTTCACCTGATGTTGTTTCAGAAGACAATCGTGTCCGCTGTCCTCGTTGACCGAGGAGACAGTGCCATTTAAACCAACCTCCATCTgctccactttctctctctgccgtCTATCTCAAGCTCTCACCACCGCcccatgaactttttttttctttttcttgagaaaggttctcacgtagcccagactggctcaaactcactatgtagctgaggatggccctgTGTGTTCACATGTTGTCATTGTGTCACAACGACGGGCTCCATAGCTACAGCAGAGACAGTAAGGACCAcagtacaaaaaaataaaaataaaaaagaccatcTGGCTCTTTACAAAGGTTTTCCAGTCACCTACAGGTGATGGGAAATAGATAATAATAACTCGTTGTCATTAGAAGGAAAAATACCCAGTCCCAGGCAGATCCAGTGGGCAAGTGCCAAAgaggatggcaagtttgaggccagcctgggctacacctttaaaaagaaaatgaaatcctaGAAGTGGAGGAATACTTGATTTTTAATGCTAAAACCTGCATGTGTACTGTCTCTTTGAACCTTTGAGAATGGTGCTACCACATCATTTTGTAGGTCCAATAAAGCAAATACAGGAAGATCTATCTGTCCAGGCTCAAGAAGGGGTAAAACTAAAATTCACATCTCTAAAGCCCCACTCTACAGCACAGAGATGCAAAACGTGGGTTCATAGAACCTGGCTTCAAGAGCTCGGCACAGTTAAGGGCAgcaagaaccataaagaaaaaaagggcttgGAACTGGGAAGGTTGCAGTCAAGCCCCGGGACTTCCACTCTTGAGCAAAGTAAATCCTGTCTGCGAGTCTCACTTGATCTGGGCGACCAGCCACCTCAAGACTCCAACAAAGAGTGGGTGGTATGGGCTCTTTAAAGTGCTATACAAGTGACAATTTAATCACAAGCAACTTCAAGAGATAAATTAGCTCGTGCCAAACAGCTGCGTTTTAACTCAGTGCTCATCATCCCAGGGCTTTTTGCTCCGGGTCCTTTAAATGTGCTTGACCAGGTGTCCCTGGGGATgccacagaggcagaagagggggAGCGCCCAGAGAGACTTCTGGGGAAGTCAATTTGACACCATTTGGAAAGAAGGGCAGGGTCGGGCGCAGCTGTAGGCTGGGTTTGGAGTTTGGATATGTCCGTGAAATGCCCAAGCTAAGGCGCAGGCTGACAATGAAAATAAAGCAGACCCAAGGTGTGGGCTGGTGTGGTAAAATCGTAGGGCAGTGATAGGAATCCAAGGGCGAGCCAAAGGCAGTGTAGGGAAGGTTGACCAGTTGAATATTCAATCCCAAGCTTCAGGCAAAAGAAATTCCTatcacctccatcacctccattcccaccccctaccctccactCGTGAGtctgaagacagaggaaggagaatgaaTGCTAGGTGGCAACCGCTCACTGGCCAGTCCAGGTACTACCTTTGCCATTTCCCTTTGTTCTTGTTCATTGGAGAAATAAGAAATGTCCCTAGGAAAAAGGTGATAAGGCAAAGACACACCGAGTGGTTGAAAGAAAAATTGTGTCTTTGAGTTATCCCGGTTGTTGAGAAATACTGCTAGCCCGAGTTCTCAGCTGAGTGTCTTTTCCACGAAGAACATGAGTGCCCAGGTCACTTAACTCTGAGTCTCTTTACTACACAGTAATTGTGTTGTTATTAAAttgaactggagaaaaaaaaaaccaaccaccaGGCCTTCAGTAAATTTCTGCTGTCACACACAATGCAGGGGTGGGGTCGTAAGGACGCTCTGCAAGTGGGAAAAGCTAGGTTTCAGATATCACCGTAACAGTGACCATAATTTTCAGCCAGCTGTGACAATCATGGTATTTTCCCCACCCCTTaaccgggggaaaaaaaagaaaaaaaaaaaggcatggtcATGCTTGACCCTACATGCTGCCCTTTGGCCtgctttcactttctctttctgcaaaCGAGGCTTTTGAGCCTCCACTCATTTCTCAaagacagcaacaggaaaggtgAAACACTCAGGGAAGCGATACGACAAGGGATGCAAAAAACTCAAAGGAAGCTGTGCTTAGTGTTGCCTGTTTAGACGATGAACAATGCGAGCTACAAATCACAGACAGTCCGCTGGGATTGCGTGATGCTCAGCGCTCCTCCAGACAACCAATCATCAAATCCCAGAAGCCCCTCTGCCGGTCCTACCACCTGAGCCAGACACCAAGGATCCCCTGGGCCGATGTGTAAAACCGAAACAAGTCTTCCTTCCCATGAAAATGCAAAGCAGCACGGGCTGGGTCCCACGGCCCTACAACATACGTGTCTGACATGTGCTTGAAGATTCTTCACCCCGAAGGACCGAATCACGAACCAGAGCTTAATGGAGCGAAAGCGCCGACTCAGGGGGAtctgccagtgctgggaacaaaTAACACAGGGCTCATGGTTAGAAGCAAGGTGCCCAGTCCCTTGGGCACTCTTAGCTTTATGCGCTGCCTGCCCAGCCCTCCTGGGACCCATGGTGTCGCCATGACTCCCAAAGCTGTCGCTAAGGAACAAACCAAGACAAGTTATCACGGTGGCACTCCACAGAGAGCGGGACAAATGGAAATCAAGCCTGTGACCTGGAACCGAGGGTGGCGCCTCACTTCAACTGCTGCTTAAGTATTTCATTCCAGCCTAGAAACTCGAGACAAGTTCCTTGACTAGCAGAAATTAAAGTTCTAGGTCTGTTCTTCTCAACATGGATAGTGGCTTAAAGTACAGTGATTAAGAGCTCAGACACTGGGGCCTGAGAGACCTGGGTttccctccagctctgcctgcccCTTACACTGTGTGACTTTGGCAGGGCTCCCTCACTGACACATCAAtggcataaaacaaaaaaaggcactTCCCAGGAAATGGTTTAGGAACAATGAATGCAAAAACTCAGAGGAAATCATCCAGTCAGTGTGGGCTGTTTAGATGATGGGCATGTGATTTAAATATTacatctgtgtctctgtctggcACCAAGATGGTCCTCACTTAACTCGCTGCCACCTTCTGGCTTTTGCCTGGGAGATTCCTGTAGCTCCAGATGCACACCACTCAAGTGTTCAAATTGCAAATGAGCGTATGAACCTCTGCCTCAGGCTGAAGTTGATATTTCCCTGGTACCAAATTCAACAGAGCTTTAAGTTCAAAGTTGCAGTTACCATAGATCTGAACATTTCCAATCCAATGTCTCAGATCTGAAAACAGCGCACACAGTTGGGGGGACATTTGCAGTCGTTCTAATGAGCAACGTGCCTTCTCCCAAGTGCCCCCTCAAATGCCAGAAAGCCTCCACCAACATCTCTGCTCCCTAAAAATATCTATCCTGTTGAATATTCATCTGCCACTCTCCATGGAGTTTGCCAGGTCTTCACTGATGTACTCATCTTCATGCTCCACTCTAGTTTCCCAGGCCAGACACAGCTGGGGTATCACCCCATATCAAATATGCTATGTGTCCTTCGAGAAAGCACTAGATTCCctggcgtggtgacacacacatttaatcccagcactggagaggcagaggcaggtggatctctgtgagtttgagatcagcctggtctatacatcAAGCTgcagacaaccagggctacacagagagaccctttcaaaagaaagagagagagagagagagagagagagagagggagggagggagggagggagggagggaggagggagggagggaggaaggaaggaaggaaggaaggaaggaaggaaggaaggaaggaaggaagaaagaaggaaggaaacctTTGATTTCCAAGAAAAACTTGTCCAGTGGAAGGCCAGCTCAAGGACCTTTgtcagccagcagagggcatcaaaACCTTAGGAAAGGACAAAATCCTTGCCACAGCCTTGTCCTAAGGACATTCACAGGATAACAAGTGGGTGCTGAACTCTCCCTCTAAAACATGCCAGTTTTTAGATTATGGTAAACTAACCACCTAGGGAAAGGTAGGGAGCGTTCCAGCTGTGGTCTCCTTGTGATGTCCATTCCAGTTCTTATCACTCTGCTAAAATCAAACCATATGACCCAGAGACTGTCTTAGCCAGTTTCTGCTGGGTTGGGAAGTTTGGGTTCATaaagactggcctggaacttccttaACTAGAGAtgtctcccagcatcctctgtgtctcctcaagGCTTTATGGGCCTCCCTGCTGTTGGTGCTCTCTGCCCTTGGAGAGGTATAGAATGAAGTTCAGGGGAACTTCATggatggcagagacagaggccCTGATTCCAGATGGCTCCAGAGGCCCCCTCCCCAAAGTAAACACCTGGAGCACTGTAATGTGTCTAGGTCCTCTCAGAGCTGGACTTGGCTTCTACTCAAAACTGTAGCCCCTTGGGTGCAAAGAAGCTTGGAGCAGCTCTAAGAGCCTGAGGACCAAGACCAAGAGAGCAGCCTCATTGCTCTGGAGAAGCTTTCTTCATATGCTTGAAAAATAAATCCACTTGATCCCACAGTGATACCGTGATGGAAGTTTCCCAAACCAGCCAAGAGAAAGACATTCTCAGAGATTCAGCTCTTTCTAAGAAAACATTATTAGTGGTCCTCAGACCACATTGGGACTTAAGGTACATGTACTTGAAGGTACACTGAGGCTgctaaaaatcacaaaaaaataacTGCAGGCCTTCAAGAACCCAGCAGGGGCCCACTTGCTTAGTGTACGTGAGGTCCTGATCTGATCCCCAGCGCTGCATAGACTGGGCATGATGGCATTCCCCTGTGATGCCAGCTGGCATATcctgtgattccagcatttgGGTGTGGAGCCAGGATGAGAAGTTCCAAGTCCAACTAAACTCCTGAAATCATAGGCATCATTTCACAGGCAGGATTGACTGACAGTTGTAGCAttcaattgttgttgttgtttacttaaattttttgacCAGAAAGGCAAGAGGCCATCTATTTTTATTCTCCTCTAGAAGGTCTTCCCTCCACACTGTACGCTTACTGCCTGCAACCCCAAAGCCTTCCTAAACCTTAAGGAAATGTCTTCACAGAAGAATCATCAGTGTGACCAAGTGAGGATGGTGCCTCTGATACAGAACTAAATCAAAGGAAAAGGCACTTCGACTATCTAAGGAGAAAAATATGCCAGCCCTTCCCCAAGGTCGCCAGGCTTCACTGTCCATGTGTCCCTGTATTAATTCATTCCATTCTCACAGCAAGCTTAGAAGGCAGAATCGCTCCTGTCTCCATTGACAGAGACAGAAACCTAGACAGAGTACAAGCCATTTGTCCAGAGCCCCTCAGCCACTCAGAGGAGAAGCAGCCTTCAAGCACAGGCAATCCAGCCTCGGCGCGTGTGTGTTTAGCCATGTTGCAACAGCAAACCCCTGCAGCTTATGAGAAGACCTTTCTGGAATTTCATGCATAGTAATTATCAAGCATTTGCTGCTCAGACACTGTTCTGACATGTATGTTCCCATGAAAGCCTCACAAACCCCTATGAAGTCAGTGTCATGTTCCCGAGGTGCGGATTTTCAACCGTTTCCCAAATGAGTGCCGATGCACAGAATGCCAAACCAAGCACATCATCTTCTCCTTTCAAACCTTTCACTAGCCATGTGATATGCAACATGTTTATTTACATCCTAATCCCACCTAAAACGAAGGGCTCATCTTCAAACTGAAGAGTAAATCTGAAGAACTTGCTTTCCTAAGGCACGGTATGTGCGAGGGCCTAAGCCTGAAAGAGTGGAGGGGCAGGCAGACGGGAGGTCAGAGGCCCTCTCCCACAGAGCTCCTGTGGGGTCTATGTCAAAGACAGAGGCCTGAAAGCCGTTTAACATGGAGCCTCTTTCCCACCCGAGGAAATGGTCCACACTCTCCTGcaagcaaaaaaccaaacaaacaccagCCAAAGATGGTAAAAAGAGCTAACCTACCTGTGGTAGAGAGAACACTTCTGGGAGAAAAACAAGCCAAAGAGATTTAGGAATTGATttctagggttttgttttttgggaggtttttgttttttgttttgttttgtttggggggagttgtttcttttttgttttgttttgttttgtttgtctcgttttctgtatttcattctgtgtgcttgtgcacaACTTGAAAGCAAGGGTATCCAGTGGCAAACTATGTGATGAACTCATAGCTTGCTGCCTCTGAAGGGAGCAGCCATTCACAACCTCGGAGGTCAGTCCATAGTCCCCACCTGAGAGGCCACAGGCTGCCCATTCCCGGAAACTCACCATGAAGTCTGTGGTGGCCCCAGAGTTGGCATGTCTGAGGTAGACGGGGTTCACGCTGAACGTCTGCTGCAACTTGTACTTGTCCTTAACCCTGTGGGTTGCCAAGCAGGTGTTAGTGGTGGCTGAGGTCTCTCTAAGGAAGCAAGGCTTTCCCCATGCCCAGAGCCCGACTCACCAGAACCCAGTACAGTCAAAGTGTACCATCATCCATTTGGAGGGATTAAAAGTGAAGGAGTCAGCATACTCGATACCCTTCAGGAATCCCCGGAGCTCAGGGCACAGAAAGGCTGTCCCAGCATAAGCAGCATCCACGTGGAGCCACAGCCCCTCACTGGCACCTGAGAAAGCAAATGTCATTGGCTAGAAGAAGGGGCCTGAAAGAGCTACTACAGGCCAACAGGAAGGCATTGCTCACCTAGCCCACGCCATGGCAGGCTGCAAAGAGAAGCCCTGGAAAAGGATGGTGTATTCTGCTAACGGAGTCAGCAAGAGTTGCTGAGATGAGATGACGGGGGCCTTGGTATGAGGAGGTGGAGCTGAAGCAGCCATTGCCACCTCCTTATCTCTATatagattttctgttttaaacagaGCCTGCTTTGACTCTGCCACAGACTGGCTATCCCATGTCCCCTAAGGGCTCTTGTGTTAAAAGCTTGTTCCACAGGGTGGCTATGTCGGGAGGGaagcctttaggaggtagagcctatTGGGAGGTCACTGGGTGTGGTTTGAAGAGATGGCGGGATGCtgatctcctcccctccctccttcccagatGATGTTGATTGCTTTTGCTCCAACGTACACCACATTCGGTGCCTCACTCTGGGCCCAGCGGTGACGGTGACGGGGCCAGCTGATGGTGGACTGGAAGCCTCCAAAACTGTTCGCCaatataaaccctttctctttaTAATCTCATTATCTGAAATTCCATTATATCTTTATGATTTCACTATTGGTTACAGCGGTGGAGAAGCTGACTGATGCTTCCTTCCTAGGACAGAACGCAAAGTACAGCATTTCCAGCTTTCGTCTCACCAATAGGAAAAGCCGAGTGACCTTGACCTGCCGGGGAGTGACTCTCATGACCTTTGAtgatttccctccctcctttcatcaCCAAACTGACCATGAGGATAATTCAGTGGAGCTGGTCTCAGGCTCTTGCTCCAGCAAATATTTCAACCGTTATCCCTTACCTTCCTAGCCAAGGAGGACAGATACTTACAGATGGGGCCCAGCTCTGACAGCCTGTCAAACGCACAGACTCCAGTGGTCCCTAATGTTGCACAGACCTAGAGAGAGATAAAGAGTCACATGACACACTGATCCTGAACAAAGATCTTCTCCCTGACATCACCTGCCATCTGCACCCCTCCACCCAGAATGTGTATAGTTCACACTCTATTTTATCATACCTTGCAGTAAGAAATCTACTTTGCACAGCAATCTATTCCACAAATGtgtacatttaaaatgaaatcttcaccaggtgtggtggtatatacctttaatcccagcatttaagaggcagaggcagataggtgtctattagttcaaggccagcttggtctacacagtaagaccctgtctcaaaaaaaaaaaaaatgaaaatttcacaaAACAATACATACTCCAGGTGTATAAATGCATTtgaatattttccatttctttttagcaCTGGCTACAATCCATAACTTTTATTTCATAACACAACATGGAATAACACCTCaagcatgcctttagtcccagcattgggagacagtggccagcctggtctacaaagtgagttctcggatagccagagctacacagagaaaccctgtctcaaaagaaaaaaaaaaaaaaaaaagaatgtggtgatatattgtataccccagTAAAACTtatttggggatcagaggacagagccagccactagattagacacagaggccagacagtgatggtaCACTCCCTTAATCCTATTGctatccggatctctgtgagttcaagaactgagaacagccaggcatggtggcacacacctttaatcccaacacttgagatctcatgcctttgcttgggaagcatacatgcctttaaccccaggaagtaaggtatataaggtgtaaggaaacaggaactcactgtcttaagactgaggatttcatagaggtaagaactcggggctggcttgctctgctgctctgctctttcagctttcaccccaatgaCTGGctctggttgtttgtttgtttttttattaataagactatttaaaatttgtgttacaaaagaatgaaagaaagaaatgaagaaagaaataaaaggaagaaagaagaaaggaaggaaggaaggagaaagaaagaaagagagagagagaaagaaagaaagaaggaaggaaggaaggaaggaaggaaggaaggaaagaaagaacatctCATAATTTGTAATACACTAAGTTTAAGagtttctgcttctgtttgcGGCACATTACTTACCAGGATTCTGTCAAAATCCCTTGCTTACTAACATCCACATTCTAGCACACTGATCCTAAAGATACATTCTGACTTACAAAGACAGGCACCAAGCCCTGTTGCTTGTCTTCCTCGATGGCTCTCTGAAGAGCTTCTCCTCGGAGTGAGAAGTTGTCGTCCACAGGCAGAAATCGCATCTTCACAAGGGAAATCAAGCCAGCCTTCTCCACTGAGGAGTGAGCCTACATGGGCCATGGAAAAAATCCATGAAAGGGCTGTCGTGAGATCAGCATGACTAGGAATGGCGGAAGACCAAGACTGAAGGAATTGAATGCCCGTGTTTGAGATTGGCATTCCTTATGGTTTCTGGAGTCAACCCCAGAACCCAGAATTCACAGGTGCAGATGGAAATTTCACAGGTTCTAAGTAGCTTACCTGATCAGAGGCGTAGGCGACGAGCCGAGCATTCAGAGAGGACTCATCAGCATCGGGCTCCAACGTTTTCATTTCTAGGATTTTGTTCTTC includes the following:
- the Hdc gene encoding LOW QUALITY PROTEIN: histidine decarboxylase (The sequence of the model RefSeq protein was modified relative to this genomic sequence to represent the inferred CDS: inserted 1 base in 1 codon); its protein translation is MMEPQEYRARGKEMVDYICQYLSTVRERQVTPDVQPGYLRAQLPASAPEDPDSWDSIFGDIERIIMPGVVHWQSPHMHAYYPALTSWPSLLGDMLADAINCLGFTWASSPACTELEMSVMDWLAKMLGLPEHFLHHHPSSQGGGVLQSTVSESTLIALLAARKNKILEMKTLEPDADESSLNARLVAYASDQAHSSVEKAGLISLVKMRFLPVDDNFSLRGEALQRAIEEDKQQGLVPVFVCATLGTTGVCAFDRLSELGPICASEGLWLHVDAAYAGTAFLCPELRGFLKGIEYADSFTFNPSKWMMVHFDCTGFWVKDKYKLQQTFSVNPVYLRHANSGATTDFMHWQIPLSRRFRSIKLWFVIRSFGVKNLQAHVRHGTEMAKYFESLVRNDPFFEIPAKRHLGLVVFRLKGPNCLTESVLKEIAKGGQLFLIPATIQDKLIIRFTVTSQFTTKEDILRDWNLIQEAATLVLNQHCTSQPSPRAKNLIPTRGSRDLTSGLSLESVNEGGDDPAQARKIIKQPQQLGAGVMRREXGCDLETLLDPPDECFSEEEEAPDATKHKLSSFLFSYLSVQSKKKTVRSLSCNSVPVSAQKSLPTDGSVKNGGSFRARIFSRFPEEMMMIKKSAFKKLIKFYSVPSFPECSSQCALQLPCCPLQAMV